The following nucleotide sequence is from uncultured Ilyobacter sp..
ACCCCGGTAGTCCACGCCGTAAACGATGATCACTAAGTGTGGGGGGTCGAACCTCCGTGCTCAAGCTAACGCGATAAGTGATCCGCCTGGGGAGTACGTACGCAAGTATGAAACTCAAAGGAATTGACGGGGACCCGCACAAGCGGTGGAGCATGTGGTTTAATTCGACGCAACGCGAGGAACCTTACCAGCCCTTGACATCCCAAGAACTAGGCAGAGATGCTTAGGTGCCTTTTCGGAGGAACTTGGTGACAGGTGGTGCATGGCTGTCGTCAGCTCGTGTCGTGAGATGTTGGGTTAAGTCCCGCAACGAGCGCAACCCCTATCGTATGTTACCATCATTAAGTTGGGGACTCATGCGAGACTGCCTGCGACGAGCAGGAGGAAGGTGGGGATGACGTCAAGTCATCATGCCCCTTATGGGCTGGGCTACACACGTGCTACAATGGACAATACAGAGGGTAGCGATCCCGCGAGGGGGAGCCAATCTCAGAAAGTTGTTCTTAGTTCGGATCGCAGTCTGCAACTCGACTGCGTGAAGTTGGAATCGCTAGTAATCGCGAATCAGCAATGTCGCGGTGAATACGTTCTCGGGTCTTGTACACACCGCCCGTCACACCACGAGAGTTGGTTGCACCTGAAGTAGCAGGCCTAACCCGTTTACGGGAGGGATGTTCCTAAGGTGTGATTAGCGATTGGGGTGAAGTCGTAACAAGGTATCCGTACGGGAACGTGCGGATGGATCACCTCCTTTCTAAGGAGCACAGACAACCTTCTCTATTTATTTGGTAGTGTCCTTTTGTCAAAGGCGCGTAAGCAACTATTGACAAAAAGGCCAGGTGAATGCAAGTGAACGTGGTCACCATTACCAGCATGGACATTGGAAACTATATAGTAGAGAAATCAACATTAAATTTTTTTTCTGACGAAATTTTCGAGAATGAATTTATTTCATTCGAAGTAAAAAATGTCAAGAAAGAGAGTTAGCTGATGAACAATTTAGGTTAAGATATTAAGGGCACACGGAGAATGCCTAGGTAACAAGAGCCGATGAAGGACGTGATAAGCTGCGATAAGCTGTGGTTAGCTGCAATTGAGCATTGATCCGCAGATTTCCCAATGGGGCAACCTGCTAGATTGAAGATCTAGCGCGAAAGAGGTAAGTGGGTGAACTGAAACATCTAAGTAACCCGAGGAAGAGAAAGTAAAAACGATTCCCTAAGTAGCGGCGAGCGAACGGGGAAGAGCCTAAACCAATACAGTGTCAAGGATGTAGCCGTTGCTGTATTGGGGTAGTGGGAAGAACGCCAGGAGAACTACAAGGTATCCGGCAATTTTAAAGACGTAACTGGAAGGAATTGGAAAGTTCCGCCGTAGCGGGTGATAGCCCCGTACAGGTAAACTCTTTAAGTTGTGTGTTCTATCCCGAGTAGCACGGGACACGTGAAACCCTGTGTGAATCCGCGAGGACCATATCTCGTAAGGCTAAATACTCTTGTTAACCGATAGTGAATAGTACCGTGAGGGAAAGGTGAAAAGAACCCCGGGAGGGGAGTGAAATAGAACCTGAAACCGTGTGCTTACAAGCGGTCAGAGCCTTTAGGGGTGATGGCGTGCCTTTTGGAGAATGATCCTGCGAGTTACGATCAGTGGCAAGGTTAAGTATAACGGAGCCGTAGGGAAACCGAGTCTGAATAGGGCGATACAGTCGCTGGTCGTAGACGCGAAACCTGGTGATCTATGCCTGTCCAGGATGAAGCTGTGGTAAGACACAGTGGAGGTCCGAACCCACCGTCGTTGAAAAGCCGGGGGATGAGGTAGGTATAGGGGTGAAAAGCCAATCGAACCAGGAGATAGCTCGTTCTCTCCGAAATGCATTTAGGTGCAGCCTTAAGCGTTCAACTATGGGGGTAGAGCACTGAATGGTCTAGGGGGCGTACCGCTTACCGAAATCAATCAAACTCCGAATACCATAGTTCTAGAGCTTAGGAGTGAGACTATGGGTACTAAGATCCATGGTCAAAAGGGAAACAGCCCAGACCACCGACTAAGGTCCCTAATTATAGCTAAGTGGGAAAGGAGGTGGAGATTCTGTAACAACCAGGAGGTTGGCTTAGAAGCAGCCATACCTTTAAAGAGTGCGTAATAGCTCACTGGTCGAGAGTCTCTGCGCCGACAATGTAACGGGGCTAAGCTATAAACCGAAGTCGTGGAATTCAACTTTTAAGTTGGATTGGTAGGAGAGCGTTCTGTAGGCCGTTGAAGGGGAACTGATAAGGGACCCTGGAGGTATCAGAAGTGAGAATGCAGGAATGAGTAGCGAGAAAGGGGGCGAGAATCCCCCTCGCCGGAAGAACAAGGGTTCCAGGGTAAAGTTTGTCTTCCCTGGGTAAGCCGGGACCTAAGCCGAGGCTAGATTGCGTAGGCGAATGGAAAGCAGGTTAATATTCCTGCGCCGGTTATAGTTTGTGATGGAGGGACGCAGAAGGGTATGCGCGCATGGCGACGGTTGTCCATGTGCAAGCATGTAGGGTGACTTGGTAGGAAAATCCGCCAGGTTAGATCTGAGGTGTTACGCGGAGTCTTAGGACGAAGGCGCAAATCCCACGCTGCCGAGAAAAGCTTCTAAACGTTAAATTATAACCGCCCGTACCCGAAACCGACACAGGTGTTCAGGGTGAGAAACCTAAGGCGTACAGGCTAACTCTCGCTAAGGAACTCTGCAAAATGGCCCCGTAACTTCGGGAGAAGGGGTGCCGCTGATTGTGATAGTTACAAGCGAACTTGAGCGATTGGCGGCCGCAGTGAAAAGTCTCAAGCAACTGTTTAGCAAAAACACAGGTCTATGCTAAGCTGAAAGGCGATGTATATGGGCTGACACCTGCCCAGTGCCGGAAGGTTAAGAGGAGGAGTGAGAGCTCCGAATTGAAGCCCCGGTGAACGGCGGCCGTAACTATAACGGTCCTAAGGTAGCGAAATTCCTTGTCGGGTAAGTTCCGACCTGCACGAATGGTGTAATGACTTGAGAGCTGTCTTGGCGGGAGGCCTGGTGAAATTGTACTACCGGTGAAGATACCGGTTACCTGCAGTAGGACGGAAAGACCCCATGAAGCTTTACTGTAGCTTGGTATTGGGTTTTGGCATTACGTGTATAGGATAGTTGGGAGACTATGAAGGCATGGCGCTAGCTGTGTGTGAGTCGCTGGTGGAATACCAACCACGTAATTTTGGAATTCTAATCTGTGGTTTGTAGCCATGGAGACAGTGCTAGGTGGGCAGTTTGACTGGGGCGGTCGCCTCCGAAAGAGTAACGGAGGCGTTCAAAGGTTCCCTCAGGTTGGATGGAAATCAACCGAAGAGTGCAATGGCATAAGGGAGCTTGACTGCGAGACTGACAGGTCGAGCAGGTGCGAAAGCAGGACATAGTGATCCGGCGATTCCGAATGGAAGGGTCGTCGCTCAACGGATAAAAGCTACTCTGGGGATAACAGGCTGATTTTGCCCGAGAGTCCATATCGACGGCAAAGTTTGGCACCTCGATGTCGGCTCATCGCATCCTGGGGCTGGAGAAGGTCCCAAGGGTTGGGCTGTTCGCCCATTAAAGCGGTACGTGAGCTGGGTTCAGAACGTCGTGAGACAGTTCGGTCCCTATCCACTGCAGGCGCAAGAGTATTGAAAAGATCTGTCCTTAGTACGAGAGGACCGGGATGGACAAACCTCTGATGTACCAGTTGTCACGCCAGTGGCACAGCTGGGTAGTCACGTTTGGAACGGATAACCGCTGAAAGCATCTAAGCGGGAAGCCAGCTTTGAGATAAGTACTCTGTTCTATATGAACTAAGACACCTTCGAGACCAGGAGGTTGATAGGTTGGGGGTGTAAGGACCGTGAGGTTTTTAGCTGACCAATACTAATATGTCGAAGTCTTAACCTAAATCTACTATATAGTTTTGAATGCCCATGGCAGACAATAAAATATGATATCTTGTGTTAATTTGAGTGTGGATTATTTCATGCGCAGAATTGATAGTTAGATAACAGCTTGGTGAGAATAGCTGTAGGGGTACACCTGGTCACATTCCGAACCCAGAAGTTAAGCCTGCATACGCTGAAAGTACTTGAGGGGCAGCCCTCCGGGAGGATAGGTACTTGCCAAGCTTTTTTTATTTTTTGGACCAAAAATAAACGAGTATTTTTATATGATACAAATTACCTAACAAATCATGTGATTAATTGTTGTATCACCTGCAATAGTTATTATTGCTAAAAATTTTAAAATATCAAAAATTTATTGCGGAAAATTATATTAACTTTAATTCTAGAGGACTTTCTTTGTGGAGGTCCTTTTTGCATTGAATATAGTTTAAATTTACAGTTGAATTTTACAGTTAACTATAAATTTCTAGACTATATCTGATAATTAGAATAAAGGAATTAAGAGGAATTAGACTCATTATACGGTAAAAATTTTTAATAGGATGCAAGAGGATGAAAATACTGTATATGGGAGGTGGCAAATGAAAATAGCCATGATTGGGTTGGGAAAAATGGGTGGAAATATGGCTAAAAAACTCATAGAAAAAAAACACGATGTTATAGTTTACGACGTAAATTCTGAACTCAGAAAGGAATTTGAAGCTATAGGAGCTAAGGCTGTAGAAAGTATAGAGAGGTTATGCAAGGAAGCCGAAAAAGGAAATATTGATATAATATGGTCTATGCTTCCTGCAGGAGAGATAACTGAAAACACAATACTTGATATATCTATGAGGTGCACAGAATCAAAAATAATAGTAGACGGAGGAAATTCATTTTATAAAAATACAGTAAAATTGGAGGAGAAGATCAGAAAAAACGGACACACGCTGATGGATGCCGGAACCAGCGGTGGGATATGGGGATTTGAAAGAGGATACTGTTTTATGGTAGGGGGTGACAAGAGGAGTTATGACTTCATAAAACCTGTTCTTGAAGACCTTTCAAAACCTGAAGGAGGACATGAATACATGGGATCTGCAGGATCTGGACATTTTGTAAAAATGGTTCATAATGGTATAGAATACGCTATGATGGAAGCCTTTGGAGAGGGATTTGAGATACTGAGAGAGAAGAAGGAGTTTGACTTGAATCTTGAAAAAATATCCAAGGTGTGGCAGCATGGAAGTGTTATTGATTCTTGGCTTCTAGAACTTTGTG
It contains:
- the gnd gene encoding phosphogluconate dehydrogenase (NAD(+)-dependent, decarboxylating), which translates into the protein MKIAMIGLGKMGGNMAKKLIEKKHDVIVYDVNSELRKEFEAIGAKAVESIERLCKEAEKGNIDIIWSMLPAGEITENTILDISMRCTESKIIVDGGNSFYKNTVKLEEKIRKNGHTLMDAGTSGGIWGFERGYCFMVGGDKRSYDFIKPVLEDLSKPEGGHEYMGSAGSGHFVKMVHNGIEYAMMEAFGEGFEILREKKEFDLNLEKISKVWQHGSVIDSWLLELCGDLFEKEGNLEGIKGYVEDSGEGRWTVMESIEERVAAPVITLSLLQRFRSRKDETFSDKVIAGLRNQFGGHSVKTKKGG